One genomic region from Cellulomonas hominis encodes:
- a CDS encoding aconitate hydratase — protein sequence MSSVDSFGSKSRLQVGDDTYEIFRLDAVPGTEKLPYSLKVLAENLLRTEDGANITADHVRALAAWDPSAEPDTEIQFTPARVIMQDFTGVPCVVDLATMREAMVDLGGDPTRINPLAPAELVIDHSVQIDVFGRQDAFQRNVEIEYQRNHERYQFLRWGQTAFDDFKVVPPGTGIVHQVNIEYLARGIMVRDGRAYPDTCVGTDSHTTMVNGLGVLGWGVGGIEAEAAMLGQPVSMLIPRVVGFKLIGSIPSGVTATDVVLTITQQLRQHGVVGKFVEFYGDGVAQVPLANRATIGNMSPEFGSTCAIFPIDDVTLDYLRLTGRSEPQLALVEAYAKEQGLWHDPSREPAYSEYLELDLGTVVPSIAGPKRPQDRIELSEAKESFATSILDYVSDSERAPFTGLDESVDETFPASDPIAAGEHADSSDAPAHVAAGDSARRPHKRVPVTLADGTSTELDHGAVVIASITSCTNTSNPSVMLAAALLARKAVERGLASKPWVKTSMAPGSQVVTNYYEKAGLWPYLEKLGFHLVGYGCATCIGNSGPLPDEVSAVVNEHDLSVVSVLSGNRNFEGRINPDVKMNYLASPPLVIAYALAGTMDFDFDREPLGTDPDGTPVFLTDIWPTPEEVQATIDASIDRSMFEADYADVFAGDERWRALDTPEGDTFAWDGESTYVRKPPYFEGMAAEPAPVADVTGARVLAKLGDSVTTDHISPAGSIKADSPAGVYLAEHGVERRDFNSYGSRRGNHEVMIRGTFANIRLRNQLVPGVEGGFTVNHLTGEQTSIYDAAQAYAEAGVPLVILGGKEYGSGSSRDWAAKGTALLGVKAVITESFERIHRSNLIGMGVLPLQFPAGESADSLGLDGTETFDVAGITALNDGSTPRTVRVTATKADGSAVEFDAVVRIDTPGEADYYRNGGILQYVLRSLAAA from the coding sequence GTGAGCAGCGTCGACAGCTTCGGGTCGAAGTCCCGGCTGCAGGTCGGTGACGACACCTACGAGATCTTCCGGCTGGACGCCGTCCCCGGGACCGAGAAGCTGCCGTACAGCCTCAAGGTGCTGGCCGAGAACCTGCTGCGCACCGAGGACGGCGCCAACATCACGGCCGACCACGTGCGCGCGCTCGCCGCGTGGGACCCGTCGGCCGAGCCCGACACCGAGATCCAGTTCACGCCGGCGCGCGTGATCATGCAGGACTTCACCGGCGTGCCCTGCGTGGTCGACCTGGCCACGATGCGCGAGGCGATGGTGGACCTCGGCGGCGACCCGACCCGGATCAACCCGCTGGCCCCCGCCGAGCTCGTCATCGACCACTCGGTGCAGATCGACGTCTTCGGCCGGCAGGACGCCTTCCAGCGGAACGTCGAGATCGAGTACCAGCGCAACCACGAGCGGTACCAGTTCCTGCGCTGGGGCCAGACGGCGTTCGACGACTTCAAGGTCGTCCCGCCGGGCACCGGCATCGTGCACCAGGTGAACATCGAGTACCTGGCCCGCGGGATCATGGTCCGCGACGGCCGGGCGTACCCCGACACGTGCGTCGGCACCGACTCGCACACGACGATGGTCAACGGCCTCGGCGTGCTCGGCTGGGGCGTCGGCGGCATCGAGGCCGAGGCGGCCATGCTCGGGCAGCCGGTGTCGATGCTCATCCCGCGCGTCGTCGGCTTCAAGCTCATCGGCTCGATCCCGTCCGGCGTGACGGCGACCGACGTCGTGCTCACCATCACCCAGCAGCTGCGCCAGCACGGCGTGGTCGGCAAGTTCGTCGAGTTCTACGGCGACGGCGTGGCCCAGGTGCCGCTGGCGAACCGCGCGACGATCGGGAACATGTCGCCGGAGTTCGGCTCGACCTGCGCGATCTTCCCGATCGACGACGTCACGCTCGACTACCTGCGCCTGACCGGCCGCTCCGAGCCGCAGCTCGCGCTGGTCGAGGCGTACGCGAAGGAGCAGGGCCTCTGGCACGACCCGTCGCGCGAGCCGGCGTACTCGGAGTACCTGGAGCTCGACCTCGGCACCGTCGTCCCGTCGATCGCCGGCCCGAAGCGCCCGCAGGACCGCATCGAGCTGTCCGAGGCCAAGGAGTCGTTCGCCACCTCGATCCTCGACTACGTGTCCGACTCGGAGAGGGCGCCGTTCACCGGCCTCGACGAGTCCGTGGACGAGACCTTCCCGGCCTCCGACCCGATCGCGGCCGGCGAGCACGCGGACTCCTCGGACGCCCCGGCGCACGTCGCCGCGGGGGACTCGGCCCGCCGGCCGCACAAGCGCGTCCCGGTCACGCTGGCCGACGGCACGAGCACCGAGCTCGACCACGGCGCCGTCGTCATCGCGTCGATCACGTCCTGCACCAACACCTCGAACCCGTCGGTGATGCTCGCCGCGGCGCTGCTGGCGCGCAAGGCCGTCGAGCGCGGGCTGGCCTCGAAGCCGTGGGTCAAGACGTCGATGGCCCCGGGCTCGCAGGTGGTGACGAACTACTACGAGAAGGCCGGCCTCTGGCCCTACCTGGAGAAGCTCGGCTTCCACCTGGTCGGCTACGGCTGCGCGACCTGCATCGGCAACTCCGGCCCGCTGCCGGACGAGGTCTCGGCGGTCGTCAACGAGCACGACCTGTCGGTGGTCTCGGTGCTGTCCGGCAACCGCAACTTCGAGGGCCGCATCAACCCCGACGTGAAGATGAACTACCTGGCGTCCCCGCCGCTGGTCATCGCGTACGCGCTCGCCGGCACGATGGACTTCGACTTCGACCGCGAGCCGCTGGGCACCGACCCCGACGGCACGCCGGTGTTCCTCACGGACATCTGGCCGACGCCGGAGGAGGTCCAGGCGACCATCGACGCGAGCATCGACCGGTCGATGTTCGAGGCGGACTACGCCGACGTGTTCGCGGGCGACGAGCGCTGGCGCGCGCTGGACACCCCGGAGGGCGACACGTTCGCCTGGGACGGCGAGTCCACCTACGTGCGCAAGCCCCCGTACTTCGAGGGCATGGCCGCCGAGCCGGCGCCGGTCGCCGACGTCACGGGCGCCCGCGTGCTCGCGAAGCTCGGTGACTCGGTCACCACCGACCACATCAGCCCCGCGGGCTCGATCAAGGCGGACAGCCCGGCGGGCGTCTACCTCGCGGAGCACGGCGTCGAGCGCCGCGACTTCAACTCGTACGGCTCGCGCCGCGGCAACCACGAGGTGATGATCCGCGGCACGTTCGCGAACATCCGGCTGCGGAACCAGCTCGTGCCGGGCGTCGAGGGCGGCTTCACGGTCAACCACCTGACCGGCGAGCAGACGTCGATCTACGACGCCGCGCAGGCGTACGCCGAGGCCGGCGTGCCGCTGGTGATCCTGGGCGGCAAGGAGTACGGCTCCGGCTCGTCGCGCGACTGGGCGGCCAAGGGCACCGCGCTGCTCGGCGTGAAGGCCGTCATCACCGAGTCGTTCGAGCGGATCCACCGGTCGAACCTCATCGGCATGGGCGTGCTGCCGCTGCAGTTCCCGGCCGGCGAGTCGGCCGACTCGCTGGGCCTGGACGGCACGGAGACGTTCGACGTCGCCGGGATCACCGCGCTGAACGACGGGTCCACGCCCCGCACGGTGCGCGTCACCGCGACGAAGGCGGACGGCTCCGCGGTGGAGTTCGACGCGGTCGTGCGGATCGACACCCCCGGCGAGGCGGACTACTACCGCAACGGCGGCATCCTGCAGTACGTGCTCCGGTCGCTCGCCGCGGCCTGA
- a CDS encoding aminoglycoside phosphotransferase family protein produces the protein MPDKPPAEVALTPGLVRDLLAEQHPDLADLPVRLVAHGWDNGTFRLGDDLAVRLPRRAAAAHLVEHEQRWLGVLAGLCPVPVPAPVRLGRPGPLFPWSWSVVPWFAGRHAADEPVAARTAWAGTLAEALAALHVPAPADAPVNPVRGGSLAGRGAALTERIAAGHLDAVLPGADPRALTLWHDALAAPAWPGPPVWLHGDPHPANLVTRDGALAALLDFGDVTAGDPACDLATAWLTFDAAGRAAFRARSDALADAAGPPDPGRWRRAAGWALVMGSALVTHSDDDPTLAAIGAHTVRGLLG, from the coding sequence GTGCCCGACAAGCCGCCCGCCGAGGTCGCCCTCACCCCCGGCCTGGTGCGGGACCTGCTCGCCGAGCAGCACCCGGACCTCGCGGACCTGCCCGTCCGGCTCGTCGCGCACGGCTGGGACAACGGCACGTTCCGCCTCGGCGACGACCTCGCGGTGCGGCTCCCCCGGCGCGCGGCCGCGGCGCACCTCGTCGAGCACGAGCAGCGCTGGCTCGGCGTCCTCGCCGGCCTGTGCCCGGTCCCGGTGCCCGCGCCGGTCCGCCTCGGCCGGCCCGGACCGCTGTTCCCGTGGTCGTGGAGCGTCGTCCCGTGGTTCGCGGGCCGGCACGCCGCCGACGAGCCCGTCGCCGCCCGGACCGCCTGGGCCGGGACGCTCGCCGAGGCCCTGGCCGCGCTGCACGTCCCCGCGCCGGCGGACGCGCCCGTGAACCCGGTGCGCGGCGGCTCCCTCGCCGGCCGGGGCGCGGCGCTCACCGAGCGGATCGCGGCGGGGCACCTCGACGCCGTGCTGCCCGGCGCCGACCCGCGCGCCCTCACGCTCTGGCACGACGCGCTCGCGGCGCCCGCCTGGCCGGGGCCGCCCGTGTGGCTGCACGGCGACCCGCACCCCGCGAACCTCGTCACCCGGGACGGCGCCCTGGCCGCGCTGCTGGACTTCGGCGACGTCACCGCCGGCGACCCCGCGTGCGACCTGGCGACGGCGTGGCTCACGTTCGACGCGGCCGGCCGCGCCGCGTTCCGGGCCCGCAGCGACGCCCTCGCCGACGCCGCCGGGCCGCCGGACCCCGGGCGCTGGCGCCGGGCCGCGGGCTGGGCGCTGGTCATGGGCTCCGCGCTGGTGACGCACAGCGACGACGACCCGACCCTCGCCGCGATCGGCGCGCACACCGTGCGGGGGCTGCTGGGCTGA
- a CDS encoding DUF1801 domain-containing protein, whose product MAENKTVATDADPHAFLATVTPERRRRDADRVLDLMQRVTGEPPVMWGPSIVGFGSVRYTYASGRTGDWPPVAFSPRKTALTLYLMDGVEAHVDDLAALGPHTVGKGCLYVKDLDAVDAAVLERIVAASWAAAGTNPRDAG is encoded by the coding sequence ATGGCCGAGAACAAGACCGTCGCGACCGACGCCGACCCGCACGCCTTCCTCGCCACCGTCACCCCCGAGCGCCGCCGCCGGGACGCCGACCGCGTGCTGGACCTCATGCAGCGCGTGACCGGCGAGCCGCCGGTGATGTGGGGCCCGTCGATCGTCGGCTTCGGCTCCGTGCGCTACACCTACGCCTCGGGCCGCACCGGCGACTGGCCGCCCGTCGCGTTCTCGCCGCGGAAGACGGCGCTGACGCTGTACCTCATGGACGGCGTCGAGGCACACGTCGACGACCTCGCCGCACTGGGGCCGCACACCGTCGGCAAGGGGTGCCTGTACGTCAAGGACCTCGACGCGGTCGACGCCGCCGTCCTCGAGCGGATCGTCGCGGCGTCCTGGGCGGCCGCCGGGACCAACCCGCGCGACGCCGGCTGA
- a CDS encoding translation initiation factor 2 yields MTTAHQGDARESAAEATRRVAEASRRATAELHKQGTPEYDPRQHEKAVERERRAAQGPAEG; encoded by the coding sequence ATGACGACAGCGCACCAGGGTGACGCCCGCGAGTCCGCCGCGGAGGCGACGCGCCGCGTGGCCGAGGCGAGCCGCCGCGCGACCGCCGAGCTGCACAAGCAGGGCACCCCGGAGTACGACCCCCGCCAGCACGAGAAGGCCGTCGAGCGGGAGCGCCGGGCCGCGCAGGGCCCGGCCGAGGGCTGA
- a CDS encoding class I SAM-dependent RNA methyltransferase, which yields MASEAGAPGDVVELEVGPVAHGGHCVARLRAPGEDGPGRVVFVRHALPGERVRARLTETGAKARFWRADAVEVLDASADRVESAWPEAGPGGVGGGELAHVRLDAQRTWKAGVLREQLLRLAQVDRDVPVRALPGDDERGGLGWRTRVGFLADREGRAGMRRFRSHDVLPVTTMPLMSGALAELDLLGRRWAPGARIEAVAPAGGDQPVVLVDGQPFDLRRGKADPRPNARAAVRERVAVGDHEWTYRVAAAGFWQVHREAPAALTGAVLSALGDVAGGRVLDLYSGAGLFTLPLADAVGESGSVVAVEGADRAVRDARRNLHDRPQVALHGGDVAGVLASGEAGTRADAVVLDPPRVGAGRDVVRAVAGLGPSRVVYVACDPAALARDVAYLAEEGFALRDVTGYDLFPMTHHVEAVAVLER from the coding sequence GTGGCCTCTGAGGCGGGCGCGCCCGGGGACGTCGTCGAGCTCGAGGTCGGGCCGGTGGCCCACGGCGGCCACTGCGTCGCGCGGCTCCGGGCCCCGGGTGAGGACGGGCCGGGGCGCGTCGTGTTCGTCCGGCACGCGCTGCCCGGCGAGCGGGTGCGCGCACGGCTGACCGAGACCGGCGCGAAGGCGCGGTTCTGGCGGGCGGACGCGGTCGAGGTGCTGGACGCCTCGGCCGACCGGGTCGAGTCGGCGTGGCCCGAGGCCGGGCCCGGGGGCGTCGGCGGCGGCGAGCTCGCGCACGTGCGGCTCGACGCGCAGCGGACGTGGAAGGCCGGCGTGCTGCGTGAGCAGCTGCTCCGGCTCGCGCAGGTCGACCGCGACGTGCCGGTGCGCGCGCTGCCCGGGGACGACGAGCGCGGCGGCCTGGGCTGGCGCACCCGCGTCGGCTTCCTGGCCGACCGCGAGGGCCGGGCGGGCATGCGCCGGTTCCGGTCGCACGACGTGCTCCCGGTGACGACGATGCCGCTCATGAGCGGCGCGCTGGCCGAGTTGGACCTGCTCGGGCGCCGCTGGGCGCCGGGCGCCCGGATCGAGGCCGTGGCGCCCGCGGGCGGCGACCAGCCGGTCGTGCTGGTCGACGGACAGCCGTTCGACCTGCGCCGCGGCAAGGCGGACCCGCGGCCGAACGCGCGGGCCGCGGTGCGGGAGCGCGTGGCCGTCGGGGACCACGAGTGGACGTACCGCGTGGCCGCCGCCGGGTTCTGGCAGGTGCACCGCGAGGCGCCGGCGGCGCTGACCGGGGCCGTGCTGTCCGCGCTGGGTGACGTGGCGGGCGGCCGGGTGCTCGACCTGTACTCCGGTGCGGGGCTGTTCACGCTGCCGCTCGCGGACGCCGTGGGGGAGTCCGGCTCCGTCGTCGCGGTCGAGGGCGCCGACCGGGCGGTGCGCGACGCCCGCCGGAACCTGCACGACCGGCCGCAGGTCGCGCTGCACGGCGGGGACGTCGCCGGCGTGCTGGCCTCCGGCGAGGCGGGGACCCGCGCGGACGCCGTCGTGCTCGACCCGCCGCGCGTCGGCGCCGGGCGGGACGTCGTGCGGGCGGTCGCGGGGCTCGGGCCGTCGCGGGTCGTGTACGTCGCGTGCGACCCGGCCGCGCTGGCCCGGGACGTGGCGTACCTCGCGGAGGAGGGCTTCGCCCTGCGCGACGTGACGGGCTACGACCTGTTCCCGATGACGCACCACGTCGAGGCGGTCGCGGTCCTGGAGCGCTGA